Proteins encoded in a region of the Bactrocera tryoni isolate S06 chromosome 4, CSIRO_BtryS06_freeze2, whole genome shotgun sequence genome:
- the LOC120775593 gene encoding platelet binding protein GspB isoform X1 produces the protein MNNEISGKTLLSVTASIAATIIPDTPIVSIAGATLSEITTTTTSTTTTPTPTPTPTSFIPSNKTNRDHINANLPNNPMSDAAVAKSAGGNGTAAANNTLSNTPADTGGIAGKNSSLEHATIVNIANAGKSDDANTNASTDTKKSDISDLEEPELKKLLDEAYNYKTPKDKKDKSEIFLDLLQKVENEDLGITSTRADSHRHHPHSQSRHQQKQGGSLQDLLQLPSDYRRQNHTSRHKKNSSVSSRQREGGSLPSNVNVANCLLSSFGQQSSVYTDKRVRRGILPGVESATVSLNSNKTLVGVVGLAVSDPNSNCLLSSFEQQTPAYADKPVRRILGLAGGDPNATTGGTGTSGSAGTNSVGICSKDSGSSVGASVTSVIGGTGNMATTASGHSVGGTMATGAGIVNNPVKSANSITGSSDYIINIGDMIDIQQQQQILPSKAQDGGQGLPYYERVDIDMRIPRPNLHRGEGVDFAPAHSHHYVDEVIRFHQIDGGDGSLCESGEVAISVNNLGNKLKSAAASCSLPMPLDERYRSIKSVMGEKGENAGASLNAAVTAKASGTITANSGGSISNSNNNSGGGVGTNSIGIGSYTKSLPLSRQTDENGNDCERQQHNSSSSSITVSAGQSQAKAKTKKKPQKDNTIPVDVENEAGYRGKDPVEVLLKFIEEDSKQSGSGGNKFAENNKKKERKKEKVKQSKMKKSNSLEELRSCAKIDVGELKQSAATTESNNVTMRSKGSGGGKGGKNNSASIADINKNFDGGSKEGTTTSPTSGGKQANAVATNSNTTVSNRKGERRSWGTEELQYLGTEGSVGGAGSNSGSVASSGEDKVKEKKDKKSKEKDKDKERDVEKEKDKGKDKDKEKEKDSDKHDKLTNNKIDGNTKLDKHEKIDKVEKAEKQEKVEKPERADKTEKRKRSESIMQTPIANTVERQDAGTPVFSAIDLLSMNALISETAEFHVVTKKKKPKKQRASIDETHFTQNSNYNNSGHNNYNNNNCGTTSRAHNMVLNAQKNNNNSNNNNNNVSQQQQQQQQSRYKYHNNNAHGFNSYGNGGGGGSGSNNNSFGEDGRLDYRNNYNSNYNNNYNTNHSHQQYGYQHQQQQGPYHHHQHNNQQQQQQHHHHAHNVNSGSTDKSRRKSTSSVPPSEKSDSSDLDSVHSLPIESTTASVTKNKQRHKQTDASTTATPETPKSTASGGSPGSAPISYAHIAAAAAADRWPSLDAANNNNNAMPNGINTSPTIANNMAEQLQTQVTNNCEIATSSSLSNASNSPSTAAAVFAAATNSASKQGKSKKLTIKPDFPELGSSNATIATASDNSKPNLASAAIPVIAAASKTISYSQRLVAAPAQLITQPNIVGIANGEKVAGPTVDAVITSTVAATTAVPDTNTLTDVNKVDIISGISARLPQQQPMQHQQSQQQMQTLQKSKSVEHDNYSFNSSNLDQQYPALEKTVKRHSATNVSISPPTAAATIVGGAVGSSGIPTLAASSVPPANVTSSTKFNFAAAAKQLVVKSCSVSQSILTQDPAIAGAAAQPLTVSSITTSDPPAAYPTVPGNATITAAVNVTVAPVTMPVRKSKEKSPTAVFAPPTAINALATAAVVPIVSANLAVQTPDVSAVIITARKSKKEKSQPVLIADPTISFTTITEPHAHVAQKLSTATQTQATSMDIDTSGKTSRSQSNIVASSETVVIPPIVSKPQRQHVSTATNISKSHIASAATTATNPAYAGAVVGPLSCNAPSNRPAVIILNDDRTGDSSAVGIEFTFGDFNEDELKFFDDNIDEDDCSDELAVNDSAIQQPSQPATAPTLNTGVANSAYTKNAAVPVELANDNIVTPFVENVGLYAAVRASSPQPTFIGPPLSNVPVVKDIGLIVKTPVTAVGNSVNNNTVDQANVNDNSSVVSVAGSDTDLQLQLQLQQQQQQQLQRRNSETQKLQQLETCNDIETAIIAAARAAAEQQHQQPPMQPPPLQQQRSYRHKHQQQYRSTSYGNAYEPPQQREQRSQSAYTRDTPNNYQQQHHYHSQYHQQPHYHYHQSSSSNSASRSRSSSSNNNANSYDVSGSTPPPQSPNPTTSVVVNIQRKEFDIHFIPPTMSNAYNALQHNEIIVDFIGSAWEEVAKVTKFYEGQ, from the exons ATGAACAATGAAATCAGTGGTAAGACTCTTCTATCCGTCACCGCATCGATTGCCGCTACCATCATACCTGACACACCTATTGTGTCCATAGCCGGTGCCACTTTAAGTGAAATAACCACTACAACAACTTCAACGACAACAACACCGACACccacaccaacaccaacatCTTTCATACCATCAAATAAAACCAACAGAGACCATATAAACGCCAATTTGCCAAACAATCCAATGTCTGATGCTGCTGTCGCCAAGTCAGCTGGAGGCAACGGTACCGCCGCTGCAAACAATACCTTATCTAATACACCAGCAGATACAGGTGGTATCGCCGGCAAAAATTCTTCACTAGAACATGCCACTATTGTGAACATTGCCAATGCTGGAAAATCAGATGACGCTAATACAAATGCATCAACTGACACAAAG AAATCTGATATCTCCGATTTAGAAGAACCAGAGTTAAAAAAGCTACTAGACGAGGCCTACAATTATAAAACACCTAAGGACAAAAAAGATAAAAGCGAAATATTCTTG gaTTTGCTGCAGAAGGTGGAAAATGAAGATCTGGGCATAACATCGACACGTGCAGATAGTCATCGTCATCATCCGCATTCACAGAGTCGTCATCAACAGAAGCAGGGTGGCTCATTGCAAGATCTCTTACAGCTCCCATCCGATTATCGACGCCAAAATCATACATCACGTCACAAGAAAAACTCGTCCGTGTCTTCACGGCAACGTGAGGGCGGAAGTTTACCCAGCAACGTCAATGTTGCCAATTGCTTGCTAAGCAGCTTTGGTCAACAATCGTCCGTATATACGGATAAACGTGTGCGTCGGGGTATTTTGCCAGGCGTGGAAAGTGCTACAGTTTCTTTGAACAGCAACAAGACATTGGTCGGCGTAGTTGGTCTGGCTGTTAGCGACCCAAACTCCAATTGTTTGCTTAGTAGCTTTGAACAGCAGACACCTGCCTACGCGGATAAACCTGTTCGTCGTATTCTTGGTCTTGCTGGTGGTGATCCCAACGCAACTACTGGTGGTACAGGCACCAGTGGCAGTGCTGGCACGAATTCAGTAGGTATATGCAGCAAGGACAGTGGAAGCAGTGTTGGTGCTAGCGTGACAAGTGTCATTGGAGGCACTGGGAATATGGCGACCACAGCGAGTGGCCATAGTGTTGGTGGCACGATGGCAACTGGCGCGGGTATTGTTAATAACCCAGTAAAAAGTGCCAATTCCATTACTGGTAGTAgtgattatattattaatattggcGATATGATCGATattcaacagcagcagcaaatttTACCATCTAAAGCACAAGACGGCGGGCAG gGCTTGCCGTATTATGAACGTGTTGATATTGATATGCGCATACCGCGTCCAAATTTGCACCGTGGAGAGGGTGTGGATTTCGCCCCAGCACACTCCCATCATTATGTAGACGAAGTAATTCGTTTTCATCAAATCGATGGCGGAGATGGTAGTTTGTGTGAGAGTGGTGAAGTAGCCATTTCAGTTAACAATCTTGGCAACAAACTCAAGTCGGCAGCTGCGTCCTGTTCCCTCCCGATGCCGTTAGACGAGCGATACCGGTCCATTAAATCGGTGATGGGTGAGAAGGGCGAAAACGCCGGCGCCAGCTTGAATGCAGCAGTTACAGCAAAAGCTTCCGGAACAATAACAGCAAACAGTGGTGGTTCCATCAGcaattcaaataataattcaGGTGGTGGTGTCGGCACCAACAGTATCGGTATAGGCAGCTACACAAAATCACTACCATTATCG CGTCAGACTGACGAGAACGGCAACGATTGCGAACGTCAGCAGcacaatagcagcagcagcagcattacTGTTAGTGCAGGTCAATCGCAGGCGAAGGCCAAAACTAAGAAGAAGCCACAAAAGGACAACACCATACCTGTCGATGTTGAGAATGAGGCTGGGTACCGCGGCAAGGATCCTGTCGAAGTATTGCTGAAGTTCATAGAGGAAGATTCCAAGCAGAGCGGTAGTGGTGGCAACAAATTCgccgaaaataataaaaagaaagagCGCAAAAAGGAGAAAGTGAAAcaaagtaaaatgaagaaaagcaATTCACTGGAGGAGTTGCGTAGTTGTGCCAAGATCGATGTTGGCGAACTTAAACAATCAGCTGCCACTACTGAGAGCAATAATGTCACAATGCGCAGCAAAGGTAGTGGTGGTGGCAAGGGTGGCAAGAATAATTCTGCTTCTATAGctgatataaataaaaacttcgATGGTGGCAGCAAGGAAGGGACAACCACTTCGCCAACTAGCGGTGGCAAGCAAGCGAATGCAGTTGCTACCAATTCAAATACAACGGTTAGCAATCGCAAAGGCGAGCGACGTTCATGGGGCACTGAGGAGTTGCAATATTTGGGAACTGAAGGCAGTGTTGGCGGTGCTGGCAGTAACAGTGGTTCCGTTGCTAGTAGCGGTGAGGACAAGGTGAAGGAAAAGAAAGATAAGAAAAGTAAGGAGAAGGATAAAGATAAAGAACGCGATGTAGAAAAGGAGAAGGATAAAGGCAAGGATAAAGATAAGGAGAAGGAAAAAGACAGTGATAAGCATGATAAACTGACAAATAATAAGATTGACGGTAATACAAAACTGGATAAAcatgaaaaaattgataaagtTGAAAAGGCAGAAAAGCAGGAGAAAGTTGAAAAGCCGGAACGAGCCGACAAGACGGAGAAACGCAAAAGATCCGAGAGCATTATGCAAACTCCGATTGCCAACACAGTGGAGCGTCAAGATGCTGGTACACCGGTATTCTCGGCTATCGACTTATTGTCTATGAATGCGCTGATATCCGAGACGGCCGAATTTCATGTGGTTACCAAAAAGAAGAAGCCAAAGAAGCAGCGCGCTTCCATTGACGAAACTCATTTTACACAAAACTCGAATTATAACAACAGTGGCCACAAcaactataataataataattgtggcacAACTTCGCGAGCGCACAATATGGTATTGAATGCAcagaaaaataacaacaacagcaataataataataataatgtgtcacaacaacaacagcagcaacaacaatcacgTTATAAATACCATAACAATAATGCGCATGGATTTAACTCGTATGGAAACGGTGGTGGCGGTGGTAGTGGAAGTAACAACAATAGCTTTGGCGAAGATGGACGTCTTGATTATCGCAATAATTACAAttctaattataataataactacAATACCAACCACTCGCATCAGCAGTATGGCTATCAacaccagcagcagcaaggTCCTTACCATCACCATCAGCATaataatcaacaacaacaacagcaacatcatcaTCATGCTCACAATGTGAACAGCGGCTCCACAGACAAATCGCGCCGTAAATCAACTTCCTCAGTGCCACCTTCGGAGAAATCCGATTCTAGTGATCTCGATTCAGTGCATTCCTTGCCCATAGAATCAACCACAGCTTCAGTGACCAAAAACAAACAGCGTCACAAGCAGACCGACGCATCGACCACAGCTACGCCAGAAACACCGAAGAGTACGGCGAGCGGTGGTTCACCAGGTTCGGCGCCGATTTCCTATGCACATATCGCCGCGGCAGCTGCTGCGGATCGTTGGCCCAGTCTGGACgctgccaacaacaataacaatgcaaTGCCAAATGGCATTAATACCTCTCCTACTATTGCCAACAATATGGCCGAACAGTTGCAGACACAAGTGACCAacaattgtgaaattgctacaTCCTCCTCACTATCAAATGCCAGTAACAGCCCCTCCACGGCAGCAGCAGTGTTTGCTGCAGCAACAAACTCTGCCAGCAAACAGGGCAAGAGCAAGAAGCTCACCATCAAACCAGATTTCCCAGAGCTGGGTTCTAGCAATGCTACGATTGCGACGGCGTCAGATAACAGCAAGCCAAACTTAGCGTCCGCAGCCATTCCCGTGATTGCCGCCGCATCGAAAACGATATCATATTCTCAGCGTCTAGTTGCCGCACCCGCACAATTAATCACCCAGCCTAACATTGTAGGTATTGCAAACGGTGAGAAAGTGGCTGGTCCCACAGTCGACGCAGTCATTACATCTACCGTTGCTGCTACTACTGCTGTTCCAGACACCAATACCTTAACGGATGTCAACAAGGTTGATATCATCAGTGGCATCTCGGCGCGTTTGCCACAACAGCAGCCAATGCAGCACCAACAGTCACAGCAGCAAATGCAGACTCTACAAAAGTCAAAAAGTGTCGAACACGATAATTACAGTTTCAATAGTAGTAACCTGGATCAACAATATCCGGCCTTAGAAAAGACAGTGAAACGTCATAGCGCCACTAACGTATCTATTTCACCACCAACGGCTGCCGCCACAATTGTTGGTGGCGCAGTGGGCAGTAGTGGTATTCCAACACTGGCCGCCAGTTCGGTGCCACCCGCAAATGTTACTAGTTCCACTAAATTTAATTTCGCCGCGGCTGCCAAACAGCTCGTGGTCAAAAGCTGTTCCGTGTCACAATCGATATTAACGCAAGATCCGGCAATAGCAGGAGCAGCGGCGCAGCCATTAACAGTTTCATCAATAACTACCTCAGACCCTCCAGCTGCATACCCAACAGTACCGGGCAACGCGACCATTACTGCTGCAGTAAATGTTACGGTGGCGCCAGTAACAATGCCAGTCCGCAAGTCAAAAGAAAAGTCACCAACAGCTGTATTTGCGCCGCCGACAGCGATCAACGCACTTGCAACCGCAGCAGTAGTACCAATCGTAAGTGCAAACTTAGCTGTCCAGACGCCCGATGTAAGCGCTGTGATCATTACTGCACGGAAAAGCAAGAAAGAAAAGTCACAGCCAGTGCTTATCGCAGATCCGACCATAAGCTTCACAACAATCACTGAGCCGCATGCTCACGTTGCACAAAAATTGAGTACAGCCACCCAGACGCAAGCAACGTCCATGGATATAGATACTAGTGGTAAAACTTCGCGCTCACAATCAAATATAGTTGCGAGCAGCGAAACGGTTGTGATACCACCCATTGTGAGCAAACCGCAAAGGCAGCATGTTAGCACTGCCACTAATATCAGTAAAAGCCACATTGCATCTGCTGCCACAACGGCAACCAACCCTGCATATGCCGGCGCCGTGGTAGGTCCGCTAAGTTGCAACGCGCCTAGCAACCGGCCGGCAGTTATAATTTTGAATGACGATCGCACCGGCGACAGCAGCGCCGTTGGCATTGAGTTCACGTTTGGTGACTTCAACGAGGACGAATTGAAGTTCTTCGACGACAACATTGACGAAGACGACTGCTCGGATGAGTTGGCTGTCAATGATTCGGCGATACAACAGCCGTCACAACCAGCGACCGCTCCAACTTTGAACACTGGTGTTGCAAACAgtgcatatacaaaaaatgctGCCGTGCCAGTAGAATTGGCTAATGACAACATTGTTACACCGTTCGTAGAGAACGTCGGACTCTATGCAGCTGTCAGGGCTTCATCGCCACAGCCAACTTTTATCGGGCCGCCCTTAAGCAACGTTCCTGTCGTTAAAGACATTGGACTTATTGTGAAAACGCCAGTAACCGCAGTCGGTAACTCTGTCAACAATAACACCGTTGATCAAGCCAACGTGAATGACAATAGTAGCGTTGTAAGTGTGGCCGGTTCCGACACTGACCTACAGCTCCAGCTGCAgttacagcagcaacaacagcagcagttgCAGCGGCGAAATAGCGAAACGCAAAAGTTGCAACAACTAGAGACTTGTAATGACATTGAGACCGCCATTATAGCTGCGGCGCGTGCAGCCGCCGAACAGCAACATCAACAGCCACCAATGCAGCCACCACCGCTGCAGCAACAACGTTCATATCGGcacaaacaccaacaacaatatagaAGTACTTCCTATGGCAACGCTTACGAGCCACCACAACAGCGCGAGCAACGTTCACAGTCCGCGTACACGCGTGATACGCCGAATaactaccaacaacaacaccactaTCATAGTCAATACCATCAGCAGCCGCACTATCACTACCACCAAAGTAGCAGTAGTAACAGCGCCTCACGCAGTCGCAGCAGTAGCAGTAACAACAATGCTAATTCATATGATGTTTCGGGCAGCACACCGCCTCCACAGTCACCAAATCCCACAACATCCGTTGTTGTGAATATACAACGTAAAGAATTCGACATACATTTCATACCGCCCACAATGTCGAACGCATACAACGCGTTGCAACACAACGAGATTATTGTGGATTTCATTGGCTCCG CTTGGGAGGAAGTAGCTAAAGTGACGAAATTCTACGAAGGACAATAA